One Pseudomonas tolaasii NCPPB 2192 genomic window carries:
- a CDS encoding TldD/PmbA family protein has product MFDKHATLKQHFSALRTRAEFFSLRYVRESGQYLSVRKNVAEPPHLNHDEGAMLTVRLNGVEAYAATNDISLAGLQAALERAEAQARLIKPHALLDLQTQHVSGDVADYLSPDLDQPFPSLSDCYQLLGSESAAVPKDERLVSWEVSLGLTHVEQIYLNNAGAELRQAQRFVFPGVNVTAYDGNDSQTRTLGGSNFGQQGGFDVINRFGLIGAAPRIADEALQLLLAPNTPNGPRDLLLMPDQMILQIHESIGHPLELDRILGDERNYAGTSFVKASDFGHLQYGSPLLNVTFDPDIPEQLASYGHDDEGTPASKQFLIREGLLLKPLGGALSQFRSGMSGVANSRACSWNRPPIDRMANLNIEAGDKSLPQLIGGIENGILMSTNRSWSIDDARNKFQFGCEWGQLIENGELKGVVKNPNYRAISAQFWRNLSAVGDASTFKVLGTPNCGKGEPNQVIRVGHASPACVFSHVDVFGGEA; this is encoded by the coding sequence ATGTTCGACAAACACGCCACACTCAAACAGCACTTCAGCGCCCTGCGCACCCGTGCCGAATTCTTTTCCCTGCGTTATGTGCGCGAATCCGGCCAGTACCTGTCGGTGCGCAAAAACGTCGCCGAACCACCGCACCTGAACCACGATGAAGGCGCCATGCTCACCGTGCGCCTCAATGGCGTGGAAGCCTATGCCGCCACCAACGACATTTCCCTGGCCGGCCTGCAAGCCGCTCTCGAACGTGCCGAAGCGCAGGCCCGGCTGATCAAGCCTCACGCGCTGCTCGACCTGCAAACGCAGCACGTATCCGGCGACGTCGCCGACTACCTGTCGCCCGACCTCGACCAACCCTTCCCGTCCCTGAGCGACTGCTACCAATTGCTCGGCAGCGAGTCCGCCGCCGTGCCCAAGGACGAGCGCCTGGTGAGCTGGGAAGTCAGCCTGGGCCTGACCCACGTCGAACAGATCTACCTCAACAACGCCGGCGCCGAATTGCGTCAGGCCCAGCGTTTCGTGTTCCCCGGCGTCAACGTCACCGCGTACGACGGCAATGACAGCCAGACCCGCACCCTGGGCGGCAGCAACTTCGGCCAGCAAGGCGGCTTTGACGTGATCAACCGCTTCGGCCTGATCGGTGCCGCGCCGCGCATCGCCGATGAAGCCCTGCAACTGCTGCTCGCGCCGAACACCCCCAACGGCCCGCGCGACCTGCTGCTGATGCCTGACCAGATGATCCTGCAGATCCACGAATCCATCGGTCACCCGCTGGAGCTGGACCGCATTCTCGGTGACGAGCGCAATTACGCCGGTACCAGCTTTGTGAAAGCCAGCGACTTCGGCCACCTGCAATACGGCTCGCCTTTGCTCAACGTGACCTTCGACCCGGACATTCCGGAACAACTCGCCAGCTATGGCCATGACGACGAAGGCACCCCGGCGAGCAAGCAATTCCTGATCCGCGAAGGGCTGCTGCTCAAGCCGCTGGGCGGTGCGCTGTCGCAATTCCGTTCGGGCATGAGCGGCGTGGCCAACAGCCGCGCCTGCAGCTGGAACCGCCCGCCGATCGACCGCATGGCCAACCTGAATATCGAAGCCGGCGACAAGAGCCTGCCGCAACTGATTGGCGGCATCGAAAACGGCATTCTGATGTCCACCAACCGGTCGTGGTCCATCGACGATGCGCGCAACAAATTCCAGTTCGGCTGCGAATGGGGTCAGTTGATCGAAAACGGCGAGCTCAAGGGCGTGGTGAAAAACCCCAACTACCGGGCGATTTCCGCGCAGTTCTGGCGCAACCTCAGCGCGGTCGGTGACGCCAGCACCTTCAAGGTGCTGGGCACGCCGAACTGCGGCAAGGGTGAGCCGAACCAGGTGATCCGCGTGGGCCATGCCTCGCCCGCCTGTGTGTTCAGCCATGTCGACGTATTTGGGGGAGAGGCCTGA